The nucleotide window CCCCGGGAGCTCGGACAGAGTGGCGGTTCCGTTGTGGGAGGATGGAATGCGACGAATCGTCTCGTGATCGGCCGAAATGTAAAACCTCAACAAAAGATTCAGCTGGCGATTTTTGGCATCAACGGTCCGATCTCAAATCCACCCACAAACTACATCTGGATGCGTTTTGCGAAACTGCATTTTTTCCCAACGGGCAAATTGCCGTTTGTGGTTACTCCGCACGAAGTAAATGTTGAAGTCGAACGATTGGATCCTGCGATCGATGCGATCGTTCCACCAAATCCCAAAGTCCACAAACTTGCGGAAGGGTTTCAGTTTACTGAAGGGCCGGTCTGGTTCCGCGAAGGATATTTGCTTTTCAGCGATCCGAACAGCAACATCATCTACAAGTATGTTCCGTCTGCGAACAGAAATAACGGCGAACTGACGGTATTCAACGACAAGAGTGGTTACGAAGGAGCGGACATCGCGGCCTATGGCCAGCCTGGCTCCAACGGATTGACCATCGACAGTGAGGGAAGGCTCACCATCGATCAACACGGCAACAGACGTGTGATCCGGATGGAAAAGAATGGAGCAGTGACCGTCCTTGCCGAAAAGTTCAAGGGCAAACGTTTGAACAGCCCAAACGATCTCGTTTACAAATCGGACGGATCTTTGTATTTCACCGATCCGCCTTTTGGACTCCCCAAATTTTATGAAGACCCCAAAAAGGAGCTGGAATACAGCGGTGTTTTCCGGTTAAGGAATGGAAAACTTCAATTGCTGAACAAGGATCTGCTCGGCCCCAATGGAATTGCGTTTTCGCCGGATGAAAAGTATTTGTACGTTGGAAACTGGGATCCGAAAAAGAAAGTCGTCATGCGATACGAAGTTTCCCCTGACGGAATGCTGAAGGATGGCAAAGTTTTTTACGATCTGACGAACTCTCCCGGAGAAGATGCGATCGATGGAGTCAAGGTGGACCAGATGGGAAACGTTTATGTCTCGGGGCCTGGTGGGCTCTGGATCTTTTCGTCGGAAGGAAAACATCTCGGCACGATCAAGACATCCATGCATCCGCACAATTTTGCATGGGGCGAAGAAGACGGCAAGACGCTGTATCTCTGCGCCCGCAGCGGCCTGTACCGCATGAAGCTCAACATCCCCGGTGTCCGCCCATGACAACCAATTTACACAATCATTCACATTTGCAAAATCCATTTTCAGTAATCCCCACTTCTGTTCGAATGAATGTAGATCCGGAATTGAGCGGCAAAGGAATCACGATTGCTTTTTTAGACTCTGGATTTCATCCGCATCCCGATCTGACAACACCGGTCGACAGGATTATTGCGTATCACGATGTGACACAGCCTGACGCCAGACTTGAGGATTCACCCAAAGAATGGGACTGGCATGGAACAATGACCTCCGTTGCTGCGGCGGGAAACGGAAGCTTGTCTGATGGCGTTTACCGTGGACTCGCTCATGAAGCGGGCGTTGTTCTGGTGAAAGTGAGTGATCGCGGAAA belongs to bacterium and includes:
- a CDS encoding SMP-30/gluconolactonase/LRE family protein, translated to MRIQLTLLSIAAIVTMLLVAVIAFAEPTDGEPLATIDLATAEGVQLVNAQWRYSDTKIVEVDFKAAGADGQPTGAPNKTYDYVPHAGGADFDDSRWEVLDPATLNKRRGNGRISFNWYRINITIPDRVGNWNTAGSTVVFETSLDDYAEIWVNGELPRELGQSGGSVVGGWNATNRLVIGRNVKPQQKIQLAIFGINGPISNPPTNYIWMRFAKLHFFPTGKLPFVVTPHEVNVEVERLDPAIDAIVPPNPKVHKLAEGFQFTEGPVWFREGYLLFSDPNSNIIYKYVPSANRNNGELTVFNDKSGYEGADIAAYGQPGSNGLTIDSEGRLTIDQHGNRRVIRMEKNGAVTVLAEKFKGKRLNSPNDLVYKSDGSLYFTDPPFGLPKFYEDPKKELEYSGVFRLRNGKLQLLNKDLLGPNGIAFSPDEKYLYVGNWDPKKKVVMRYEVSPDGMLKDGKVFYDLTNSPGEDAIDGVKVDQMGNVYVSGPGGLWIFSSEGKHLGTIKTSMHPHNFAWGEEDGKTLYLCARSGLYRMKLNIPGVRP